The Acidobacteriota bacterium DNA segment CATCGGCATCACGCCGGTGGGAAGCGGCAGAGGCGCCGGCATTTCCATCGCCAGCTCGGCGACCGACGTGGCGGCCAGCGCGGCAATGATGCGGTCCTTGATGCGCCACAGCGGATCGCGGATGTTGCACTTCGAGTACTGGTCGCAGCTATGGTCTTCTTCAGAACACGCAGTGACCATTAACGGACCATCGACCGCCTGAATGACATCTGCCACCGACATGGCCGCGGCGGCACGTGCCAGGGCATATCCACCGCGAATCCCCTGCTGCGATTCAAGCAGCCGGCCTCGCACGAGCTTCTGGAGCACCTTGGCCAGCAATTCAGGCGGAATATCGTAGGTTTCTGCCAATTCCCTCGCCGAAACCGCTCCCCGATCGGCATTGGCGGCCAGGTGTCTCACCGCCAGAAGCGCGTAGTCAGTTTTTTTTGAGAGCCGTAGCATTGCGGGGCCTTTTTGCTGCGAGGCCGGATATGTCCGACCGAACTAGTCCATCTTAGAAGTACCGGCGGGTTGTTGCAAGCCGGCGAGGGTCGCCACTACGAATACCCCGCCATTCGCCACGCGTGAATGCCCCCGGCCAGATTGACCGCCTCAAAGCCCTTCTGTCTGAGGGCAGCGGTCACCCGGGCGCTGCGGGCCCCGGACTGACACTGCACCACCACCGTCCGGTCTCTTGGCAGGGCGTCAAGTTGCTGCATGACCGCGCCCATGGGAATGAGGACGGCGCCTTCGATGTGGGCCGACGCGTGTTCGAACGGCTCCCGCACGTCCAGCAACATGTGCGGGTGACCCGACTCGCGCCACTGATGCAGTTC contains these protein-coding regions:
- a CDS encoding Rrf2 family transcriptional regulator translates to MLRLSKKTDYALLAVRHLAANADRGAVSARELAETYDIPPELLAKVLQKLVRGRLLESQQGIRGGYALARAAAAMSVADVIQAVDGPLMVTACSEEDHSCDQYSKCNIRDPLWRIKDRIIAALAATSVAELAMEMPAPLPLPTGVMPMQMVKRS